A window of the Cicer arietinum cultivar CDC Frontier isolate Library 1 chromosome 6, Cicar.CDCFrontier_v2.0, whole genome shotgun sequence genome harbors these coding sequences:
- the LOC101489766 gene encoding transcription factor HHO6 isoform X1: MGSLPSELTLDLRPTFLPKTISDFLLDLSSIQPTSDKLSKLHDFLSRLEDELKKIDAFKRELPLCMFLLNDAILVLKEELEKCRVQNSLPVLEEFIPLKKEIDQSEENNNDDDDNNNNECRDKMNWMSSVQLWNNNNTTTNNNASDQKHNHNKLETKKMEEEEQSVTVAEEPIFQPCSSNRNGGSAFMPFSTYSSVPVTTVTLAAPKQEKEDTVINRLSLLTPGMKSLREGFGSRGSRGSSSRAVSSSPPTVHPSLRAGPLQPQQTSRKQRRCWSPELHRRFVSALQKLGGSQAATPKQIRELMQVDGLTNDEVKSHLQKYRLHTRRGPASSSNQSVVVLGGLWMSQEQYNESSKGSSSASGSPQSPLHLATGSRGGTSPTEDDSLEDDEDAKSENYSWKSHIQRPGKVGV; encoded by the exons ATGGGTTCTCTTCCTTCCGAACTTACTTTAGATTTAAGACCAACTTTTCTTCCCAAAACCATCTCCGATTTCCTCTTAGACCTTTCCTCCATTCAACCTACCTCCGATAAACTCTCTAAACTCCACGATTTTCTCTCCCGATTAGAAGACGAACTCAAAAAGATCGACGCTTTCAAACGCGAACTCCCTCTATGCATGTTCCTCTTAAACGACG caattttagttttgaagGAGGAATTGGAAAAATGCAGAGTTCAGAATTCTTTACCAGTTTTGGAAGAGTTTATTCCTTTGAAGAAAGAGATTGATCAGAGTGAGGAAAATAATAATGACGACGATGATAACAACAACAATGAATGCAGAGATAAGATGAATTGGATGAGTTCTGTTCAGTTAtggaacaacaacaacacaactACTAATAATAATGCATCTGATCAAAAACATAATCATAATAAATTAGAAACCAAG AAAATGGAAGAGGAAGAGCAATCTGTGACTGTAGCCGAGGAGCCTATTTTTCAACCTTGTAGTAGTAATAGGAATGGAGGAAGTGCTTTTATGCCTTTCTCAACATACTCTTCTGTCCCTGTGACAACAGTGACATTAGCAGCACCTAAACAAGAGAAGGAAGACACTGTTATAAATAGATTATCACTTTTGACCCCTGGTATGAAAAGTTTGAGGGAAGGGTTTGGTTCGAGGGGATCGAGAGGCAGCTCTAGCAGGGCAGTTTCCTCCTCTCCTCCGACTGTGCATCCGAGTTTGCGAGCCGGGCCGCTTCAGCCGCAGCAGACTTCTAGGAAACAGAGGAGATGTTGGTCGCCTGAATTGCACCGGCGATTTGTCAGTGCGTTGCAGAAGCTTGGTGGTTCTCAAG CAGCAACGCCAAAGCAAATTAGAGAACTCATGCAAGTTGATGGCCTAACCAACGATGAAGTGAAGAGCCATTTGCAA AAATACCGGCTTCATACACGGAGAGGTCCGGCCTCAAGTAGTAATCAGTCTGTTGTAGTTCTTGGAGGTTTGTGGATGTCTCAAGAACAATACAACGAATCTTCGAAAGGTAGCAGTTCTGCATCCGGTTCTCCACAAAGTCCCCTTCATTTAGCTACAGGATCCCGGGGAGGAACATCCCCAACTGAGGATGATAGCTtggaagatgatgaagatgcAAAATCTGAGAATTATAGCTGGAAAAGTCATATTCAAAGACCTGGAAAAGTTGGTGTATAG
- the LOC101489766 gene encoding myb family transcription factor EFM isoform X4 has protein sequence MGSLPSELTLDLRPTFLPKTISDFLLDLSSIQPTSDKLSKLHDFLSRLEDELKKIDAFKRELPLCMFLLNDAILVLKEELEKCRVQNSLPVLEEFIPLKKEIDQSEENNNDDDDNNNNECRDKMNWMSSVQLWNNNNTTTNNNASDQKHNHNKLETKKMEEEEQSVTVAEEPIFQPCSSNRNGGSAFMPFSTYSSVPVTTVTLAAPKQEKEDTVINRLSLLTPGMKSLREGFGSRGSRGSSSRAVSSSPPTVHPSLRAGPLQPQQTSRKQRRCWSPELHRRFVSALQKLGGSQATPKQIRELMQVDGLTNDEVKSHLQVSFRNTGFIHGEVRPQVVISLL, from the exons ATGGGTTCTCTTCCTTCCGAACTTACTTTAGATTTAAGACCAACTTTTCTTCCCAAAACCATCTCCGATTTCCTCTTAGACCTTTCCTCCATTCAACCTACCTCCGATAAACTCTCTAAACTCCACGATTTTCTCTCCCGATTAGAAGACGAACTCAAAAAGATCGACGCTTTCAAACGCGAACTCCCTCTATGCATGTTCCTCTTAAACGACG caattttagttttgaagGAGGAATTGGAAAAATGCAGAGTTCAGAATTCTTTACCAGTTTTGGAAGAGTTTATTCCTTTGAAGAAAGAGATTGATCAGAGTGAGGAAAATAATAATGACGACGATGATAACAACAACAATGAATGCAGAGATAAGATGAATTGGATGAGTTCTGTTCAGTTAtggaacaacaacaacacaactACTAATAATAATGCATCTGATCAAAAACATAATCATAATAAATTAGAAACCAAG AAAATGGAAGAGGAAGAGCAATCTGTGACTGTAGCCGAGGAGCCTATTTTTCAACCTTGTAGTAGTAATAGGAATGGAGGAAGTGCTTTTATGCCTTTCTCAACATACTCTTCTGTCCCTGTGACAACAGTGACATTAGCAGCACCTAAACAAGAGAAGGAAGACACTGTTATAAATAGATTATCACTTTTGACCCCTGGTATGAAAAGTTTGAGGGAAGGGTTTGGTTCGAGGGGATCGAGAGGCAGCTCTAGCAGGGCAGTTTCCTCCTCTCCTCCGACTGTGCATCCGAGTTTGCGAGCCGGGCCGCTTCAGCCGCAGCAGACTTCTAGGAAACAGAGGAGATGTTGGTCGCCTGAATTGCACCGGCGATTTGTCAGTGCGTTGCAGAAGCTTGGTGGTTCTCAAG CAACGCCAAAGCAAATTAGAGAACTCATGCAAGTTGATGGCCTAACCAACGATGAAGTGAAGAGCCATTTGCAAGTGAGTTTTCG AAATACCGGCTTCATACACGGAGAGGTCCGGCCTCAAGTAGTAATCAGTCTGTTGTAG
- the LOC101489766 gene encoding transcription factor HHO6 isoform X2, producing MGSLPSELTLDLRPTFLPKTISDFLLDLSSIQPTSDKLSKLHDFLSRLEDELKKIDAFKRELPLCMFLLNDAILVLKEELEKCRVQNSLPVLEEFIPLKKEIDQSEENNNDDDDNNNNECRDKMNWMSSVQLWNNNNTTTNNNASDQKHNHNKLETKKMEEEEQSVTVAEEPIFQPCSSNRNGGSAFMPFSTYSSVPVTTVTLAAPKQEKEDTVINRLSLLTPGMKSLREGFGSRGSRGSSSRAVSSSPPTVHPSLRAGPLQPQQTSRKQRRCWSPELHRRFVSALQKLGGSQATPKQIRELMQVDGLTNDEVKSHLQKYRLHTRRGPASSSNQSVVVLGGLWMSQEQYNESSKGSSSASGSPQSPLHLATGSRGGTSPTEDDSLEDDEDAKSENYSWKSHIQRPGKVGV from the exons ATGGGTTCTCTTCCTTCCGAACTTACTTTAGATTTAAGACCAACTTTTCTTCCCAAAACCATCTCCGATTTCCTCTTAGACCTTTCCTCCATTCAACCTACCTCCGATAAACTCTCTAAACTCCACGATTTTCTCTCCCGATTAGAAGACGAACTCAAAAAGATCGACGCTTTCAAACGCGAACTCCCTCTATGCATGTTCCTCTTAAACGACG caattttagttttgaagGAGGAATTGGAAAAATGCAGAGTTCAGAATTCTTTACCAGTTTTGGAAGAGTTTATTCCTTTGAAGAAAGAGATTGATCAGAGTGAGGAAAATAATAATGACGACGATGATAACAACAACAATGAATGCAGAGATAAGATGAATTGGATGAGTTCTGTTCAGTTAtggaacaacaacaacacaactACTAATAATAATGCATCTGATCAAAAACATAATCATAATAAATTAGAAACCAAG AAAATGGAAGAGGAAGAGCAATCTGTGACTGTAGCCGAGGAGCCTATTTTTCAACCTTGTAGTAGTAATAGGAATGGAGGAAGTGCTTTTATGCCTTTCTCAACATACTCTTCTGTCCCTGTGACAACAGTGACATTAGCAGCACCTAAACAAGAGAAGGAAGACACTGTTATAAATAGATTATCACTTTTGACCCCTGGTATGAAAAGTTTGAGGGAAGGGTTTGGTTCGAGGGGATCGAGAGGCAGCTCTAGCAGGGCAGTTTCCTCCTCTCCTCCGACTGTGCATCCGAGTTTGCGAGCCGGGCCGCTTCAGCCGCAGCAGACTTCTAGGAAACAGAGGAGATGTTGGTCGCCTGAATTGCACCGGCGATTTGTCAGTGCGTTGCAGAAGCTTGGTGGTTCTCAAG CAACGCCAAAGCAAATTAGAGAACTCATGCAAGTTGATGGCCTAACCAACGATGAAGTGAAGAGCCATTTGCAA AAATACCGGCTTCATACACGGAGAGGTCCGGCCTCAAGTAGTAATCAGTCTGTTGTAGTTCTTGGAGGTTTGTGGATGTCTCAAGAACAATACAACGAATCTTCGAAAGGTAGCAGTTCTGCATCCGGTTCTCCACAAAGTCCCCTTCATTTAGCTACAGGATCCCGGGGAGGAACATCCCCAACTGAGGATGATAGCTtggaagatgatgaagatgcAAAATCTGAGAATTATAGCTGGAAAAGTCATATTCAAAGACCTGGAAAAGTTGGTGTATAG
- the LOC101490312 gene encoding la-related protein 6C-like: protein MREETHTFHRFSQAERERKLNKMAQAQPEDKIHENQEKEPQQETSNSSFKFNVQAPEFVPRSQHAHVPISGYFYPCFQILGGSGESDWFYVGDQDPTCLIPNANVPLPNCSNKNLLNPDLQQKIVKQVEYQFSDLSLIANESFQKQMNKDPEGYVPITVIASTKKIKALVTNIHLLTQAIRHSSKLVLSVDAKKVKRKHPFTEKEKDELQSRTVVAENLPDDHSHQNLQKIFTVVGSVKTIRICHPQEPNSSRPKGDFLICNKLHALVEYESSDVADKAVEKLNDERNWRKGMRVRLLLRCSPKSVLKNRKSEFDGYLDEDENLHSETAEDSSHPNNTELCVDNNGDETSVGSKKGWARGRGKGRGRPQNHTGRGLLAPPSPSSSLVLSEVSTKPNAKGPRMPDGTRGFAMGRGKPISSPTSPQE, encoded by the exons ATGAGGGAGGAAACACATACATTTCACCGTTTCTCACAagcagagagagagagaaaattaaacaaaatggCACAAGCACAACCCGAAGATAAGATCCATGAAAATCAAGAAAAAGAACCTCAACAAGAAACAAGTAATTCCAGTTTCAAATTCAATGTTCAAGCGCCTGAATTTGTTCCAAGGTCGCAGCATGCACACGTGCCAATTTCTGGTTATTTTTATCCATGCTTCCAGATTCTTGGTGGCTCTGGTGAATCTGATTGGTTCTACGTTGGGGATCAAGACCCTACATGTTTGATCCCCAATGCCAATGTTCCTCTCCCCAATTGCTCCAATAAGAATCTCCTCAACCCTGATCTCCAACAAAAGATCGTCAAACAG GTGGAGTATCAATTCAGTGACCTTAGCTTGATAGCAAATGAATCTTTCCAGAAACAGATGAATAAGGATCCTGAAGGTTATG TTCCAATTACTGTGATTGCTTCTACCAAAAAGATCAAGGCACTTGTTACTAACATCCACCTTCTTACACAAGCTATTCGCCATTCTTCTAAACTT GTTTTGAGTGTTGATGCTAAGAAGGTTAAACGCAAACATCCTTTCACTGAAAAGGAGAAAGACGAATTACAG TCTCGTACTGTTGTGGCAGAGAATTTACCTGATGATCATTCTCATCAAAATCTTCAGAAAATATTTACTGTAGTTGGGAG TGTGAAAACGATACGAATATGTCATCCCCAAGAACCAAATTCTTCACGCCCAAAAGGCGATTTCCTCATCTGTAACAAG CTACATGCACTTGTGGAATATGAGTCATCGGATGTAGCTGACAAAGCT GTTGAGAAGTTAAATGATGAAAGGAATTGGAGGAAAGGGATGCGAGTAAGATTGCTGCTTAGATGCTCG CCAAAATCTGTTTTGAAGAATAGAAAATCAGAATTTGATGGCTATCTAGATGAAGATGAGAATTTACATTCTGAAACTGCCGAAGATTCTTCTCATCCAAACAACACTGAATTATGTGTTGACAATAAT GGTGATGAAACTTcagtaggatcaaagaaagggTGGGCTAGAGGGCGTGGAAAGGGAAGAGGACGCCCTCAAAACCACACTGGACGAGGCTTGCTTGCGCCGCCATCTCCATCAAGCAGCCTCGTCCTGAGTGAAGTATCAACTAAACCCAACGCCAAGGGCCCTAGAATGCCGGATGGTACAAGAGGTTTCGCCATGGGACGAGGCAAGCCAATTAGTTCTCCCACTTCACCTCAGGAGTAA
- the LOC101490312 gene encoding la-related protein 6C-like isoform X1 gives MREETHTFHRFSQAERERKLNKMAQAQPEDKIHENQEKEPQQETSNSSFKFNVQAPEFVPRSQHAHVPISGYFYPCFQILGGSGESDWFYVGDQDPTCLIPNANVPLPNCSNKNLLNPDLQQKIVKQVEYQFSDLSLIANESFQKQMNKDPEGYVPITVIASTKKIKALVTNIHLLTQAIRHSSKLVLSVDAKKVKRKHPFTEKEKDELQSRTVVAENLPDDHSHQNLQKIFTVVGSVKTIRICHPQEPNSSRPKGDFLICNKLHALVEYESSDVADKAVEKLNDERNWRKGMRVRLLLRCSPKSVLKNRKSEFDGYLDEDENLHSETAEDSSHPNNTELCVDNN, from the exons ATGAGGGAGGAAACACATACATTTCACCGTTTCTCACAagcagagagagagagaaaattaaacaaaatggCACAAGCACAACCCGAAGATAAGATCCATGAAAATCAAGAAAAAGAACCTCAACAAGAAACAAGTAATTCCAGTTTCAAATTCAATGTTCAAGCGCCTGAATTTGTTCCAAGGTCGCAGCATGCACACGTGCCAATTTCTGGTTATTTTTATCCATGCTTCCAGATTCTTGGTGGCTCTGGTGAATCTGATTGGTTCTACGTTGGGGATCAAGACCCTACATGTTTGATCCCCAATGCCAATGTTCCTCTCCCCAATTGCTCCAATAAGAATCTCCTCAACCCTGATCTCCAACAAAAGATCGTCAAACAG GTGGAGTATCAATTCAGTGACCTTAGCTTGATAGCAAATGAATCTTTCCAGAAACAGATGAATAAGGATCCTGAAGGTTATG TTCCAATTACTGTGATTGCTTCTACCAAAAAGATCAAGGCACTTGTTACTAACATCCACCTTCTTACACAAGCTATTCGCCATTCTTCTAAACTT GTTTTGAGTGTTGATGCTAAGAAGGTTAAACGCAAACATCCTTTCACTGAAAAGGAGAAAGACGAATTACAG TCTCGTACTGTTGTGGCAGAGAATTTACCTGATGATCATTCTCATCAAAATCTTCAGAAAATATTTACTGTAGTTGGGAG TGTGAAAACGATACGAATATGTCATCCCCAAGAACCAAATTCTTCACGCCCAAAAGGCGATTTCCTCATCTGTAACAAG CTACATGCACTTGTGGAATATGAGTCATCGGATGTAGCTGACAAAGCT GTTGAGAAGTTAAATGATGAAAGGAATTGGAGGAAAGGGATGCGAGTAAGATTGCTGCTTAGATGCTCG CCAAAATCTGTTTTGAAGAATAGAAAATCAGAATTTGATGGCTATCTAGATGAAGATGAGAATTTACATTCTGAAACTGCCGAAGATTCTTCTCATCCAAACAACACTGAATTATGTGTTGACAATAAT tag
- the LOC101489766 gene encoding myb family transcription factor EFM isoform X3, which yields MGSLPSELTLDLRPTFLPKTISDFLLDLSSIQPTSDKLSKLHDFLSRLEDELKKIDAFKRELPLCMFLLNDAILVLKEELEKCRVQNSLPVLEEFIPLKKEIDQSEENNNDDDDNNNNECRDKMNWMSSVQLWNNNNTTTNNNASDQKHNHNKLETKKMEEEEQSVTVAEEPIFQPCSSNRNGGSAFMPFSTYSSVPVTTVTLAAPKQEKEDTVINRLSLLTPGMKSLREGFGSRGSRGSSSRAVSSSPPTVHPSLRAGPLQPQQTSRKQRRCWSPELHRRFVSALQKLGGSQAATPKQIRELMQVDGLTNDEVKSHLQVSFRNTGFIHGEVRPQVVISLL from the exons ATGGGTTCTCTTCCTTCCGAACTTACTTTAGATTTAAGACCAACTTTTCTTCCCAAAACCATCTCCGATTTCCTCTTAGACCTTTCCTCCATTCAACCTACCTCCGATAAACTCTCTAAACTCCACGATTTTCTCTCCCGATTAGAAGACGAACTCAAAAAGATCGACGCTTTCAAACGCGAACTCCCTCTATGCATGTTCCTCTTAAACGACG caattttagttttgaagGAGGAATTGGAAAAATGCAGAGTTCAGAATTCTTTACCAGTTTTGGAAGAGTTTATTCCTTTGAAGAAAGAGATTGATCAGAGTGAGGAAAATAATAATGACGACGATGATAACAACAACAATGAATGCAGAGATAAGATGAATTGGATGAGTTCTGTTCAGTTAtggaacaacaacaacacaactACTAATAATAATGCATCTGATCAAAAACATAATCATAATAAATTAGAAACCAAG AAAATGGAAGAGGAAGAGCAATCTGTGACTGTAGCCGAGGAGCCTATTTTTCAACCTTGTAGTAGTAATAGGAATGGAGGAAGTGCTTTTATGCCTTTCTCAACATACTCTTCTGTCCCTGTGACAACAGTGACATTAGCAGCACCTAAACAAGAGAAGGAAGACACTGTTATAAATAGATTATCACTTTTGACCCCTGGTATGAAAAGTTTGAGGGAAGGGTTTGGTTCGAGGGGATCGAGAGGCAGCTCTAGCAGGGCAGTTTCCTCCTCTCCTCCGACTGTGCATCCGAGTTTGCGAGCCGGGCCGCTTCAGCCGCAGCAGACTTCTAGGAAACAGAGGAGATGTTGGTCGCCTGAATTGCACCGGCGATTTGTCAGTGCGTTGCAGAAGCTTGGTGGTTCTCAAG CAGCAACGCCAAAGCAAATTAGAGAACTCATGCAAGTTGATGGCCTAACCAACGATGAAGTGAAGAGCCATTTGCAAGTGAGTTTTCG AAATACCGGCTTCATACACGGAGAGGTCCGGCCTCAAGTAGTAATCAGTCTGTTGTAG